A genomic segment from Glycine soja cultivar W05 chromosome 18, ASM419377v2, whole genome shotgun sequence encodes:
- the LOC114396853 gene encoding uncharacterized protein LOC114396853, whose amino-acid sequence MKDIITKRGKYIDSENIVVGGNCSTIIQRKLPKKFKDPRSVTIPCTIGKETVDKALIDLGASINLMPLSMCRRIGNLKIDSTKMTLQLVDHSITRPYGVVEDVLVKVRHFTFPVDFVIMDIDEDTKIPLILGRPFMLTANCVVDLGNGSLELSIDSQKITFDLFKAMKYPREGWKCFKIEEIDKDNNVNILDTPHTSLEKAIVNKMDCLTSEEEEDLKACLEDLDRQEIIPEKEACFEILENEALPEKKKVELKVLPKHLKYVFLEGDTKPVVISNALTQEEENRLVDILRKHKEAIGWHISDLKRIIPSYCMHKIMMEDVYKPIRQP is encoded by the coding sequence ATGAAAGACATCATCACTAAGAGAGGGAAATATATAGATAGCGAGAACATTGTAGTAGGAGGAAACTGTAGCACGATCATTCAAAGGAAGCTACCTAAAAAGTTCAAGGACCCCAGAAGTGTTACCATCCCATGCACTATAGGGAAAGAAACGGTCGATAAAGCCCTCATTGATCTAGGGGCAAGCATCAATTTGATGCCTTTATCAATGTGTAGACGAATTGGGAATCTAAAAATTGATTCCACTAAGATGACACTTCAATTGGTAGACCACTCAATTACGAGACCATACGGGGTGGTAGAAGATGTCCTGGTCAAGGTTCGCCACTTCACTTTTCCGGTGGACTTTGTTATCATGGACATCGATGAGGACACAAAAATTCCCCTTATCTTAGGCAGACCCTTCATGTTGACTGCCAACTGTGTGGTAGATCTAGGGAACGGAAGCTTGGAACTGAGTATTGACAGTCAGAAGATAACTTTCGACCTCTTTAAAGCAATGAAATATCCACGGGAAGGTTGGAAGTGCTTCAAGATAGAAGAGATTGACAAGGACAATAATGTCAATATTCTGGATACACCACACACTTCACTGGAGAAGGCAATAGTAAATAAGATGGACTGTCTCACcagtgaagaagaagaggatctCAAGGCTTGCTTGGAAGACTTGGATCGGCAAGAAATCATTCCTGAGAAAGAAGCCTGTTTTGAGATATTAGAGAATGAGGCTCTGCCAGAGAAAAAGAAGGTTGAATTAAAGGTATTGCCTAAGCATTTAAAGTATGTGTTCCTGGAGGGTGACACCAAACCTGTAGTAATTAGTAATGCACTAACACAGGAAGAAGAGAACAGGTTGGTGGACATCCTGAGGAAGCATAAGGAGGCAATCGGATGGCATATATCTGACTTGAAGCGAATCATTCCTTCATACTGCATGCATAAAATAATGATGGAGGACGTTTACAAGCCTATTCGACAACCTTAG
- the LOC114396854 gene encoding uncharacterized protein LOC114396854, whose translation MDGEPARRVTLEDFSHTTTPEFFTSITPPEVQAPNILYPHSLIQLIQGNLFHGLPSEDPYTHLASFIEICNTVKIAGVPAQAVRLNLFSFSLAGEAKRWLHSFKGNTFRTWEEVVEKFLKKYFPESKTAEGKLEISSFHQVPDESLSEALDRFHGLLRKTPTHGYSEPAQLNIFIDGLRPESKQLLDASAEGKIKLKTPEEAMELIENMAASDQAILRDRSYVPTKRSLLELSTQDATLAQHKMLSRQLEALMKTLNKLPQQLQAVNTSHSPVLQVEGCPTCGGTHGPGQCTIQHEPSQEINYMGNPNLHGFQGYNQGNPFGYNNGPPGFNQGRNFNQGSGWRNQGNQYKEPRPQPPY comes from the coding sequence ATGGACGGAGAACCAGCACGTAGGGTTACATTAGAGGACTTCTCTCATACTACTACTCCTGAATTCTTCACAAGTATCACACCGCCGGAGGTTCAAGCGCCTAATATTTTGTACCCTCATTCTCTCATTCAGTTGATTCAGGGGAACCTCTTCCATGGTCTCCCAAGTGAGGATCCTTATACGCATCTAGCTTCATTTATAGAAATATGCAACACGGTTAAGATAGCGGGAGTTCCAGCACAAGCAGTACGCCTCAACCTCTTTTCTTTCTCGTTAGCAGGAGAGGCAAAAAGATGGTTGCATTCTTTTAAGGGCAACACCTTTAGGACTTGGGAAGAAGTTGTAGAGAAATTTCTGAAAAAGTACTTCCCTGAATCCAAGACAGCTGAAGGGAAACTGGAAATCTCATCTTTCCATCAAGTCCCAGATGAATCCCTTAGCGAAGCCTTAGATCGTTTCCACGGATTGTTAAGGAAAACGCCCACTCATGGATATAGTGAGCCAGCACAATTAAACATCTTCATTGATGGATTACGACCTGAATCGAAGCAATTACTGGACGCATCCGCGGAAGGAAAGATCAAGTTAAAGACACCCGAGGAAGCGATGGAACTCATTGAGAACATGGCAGCTAGCGATCAGGCTATCCTTCGTGACCGTTCCTATGTCCCAACAAAGAGAAGCCTCCTAGAGCTTAGTACACAAGACGCAACTCTGGCACAACATAAGATGTTGTCTAGACAACTAGAAGCTCTTATGAAGACACTCAACAAATTGCCCCAACAACTGCAAGCAGTGAATACTTCTCATTCCCCTGTTTTGCAAGTAGAGGGATGTCCCACATGTGGAGGGACACATGGGCCTGGACAATGCACAATCCAACATGAGCCCTCTCAAGAAATAAATTACATGGGCAATCCTAATCTCCACGGTTTCCAAGGCTACAACCAAGGAAACCCATTCGGATACAATAACGGACCACCCGGATTTAACCAGGGAAGAAACTTTAACCAAGGCTCCGGCTGGAGAAATCAAGGAAATCAATACAAGGAGCCTAGGCCTCAACCACCGTACTAG